TTGACTCGGCCGGGGTATATGCAACGACCTTCTTTCGCCGGACCGGCCGTCGAGCTCTTCGGGAGCCTGAGAACGCCTTTTGAACGAGTCGAACAACGTGTGAATGTTCTGCGTTGCCGGCCACCGCGACAACAATGCGATTCGGGCTGTAGTTGCGTTCTACAAAGTCTCGCAGATTCTGGCGACCAATTCCCTTGACGGACTTTGGAGTCCCTATTACTGGACGCGAAAGAGGATGGCCGTCGTATATCGCAGCCTCGAAGTGGTCAAAGATGACGTCCTCGGGAGTGTCGTCATACATCTTCATTTCCTCGAGCACCACATCCTTCTCCTTGACGAGTTCCGTGGCCGGAAAGCTGGGCCTTAGTACGAGGTCGCAGATAGTGTCAATGGACCGGTCGAGATGTTCGTCAAGCGCTCGTGCGAAGAAGCACGTGTACTCCTTGCCGGTGAACGCATTCAGGTAGCCGCCGACGGATTCGAGACGCTGAGCAATATGATGTGTTCGGCGTCGAGTCGTGCCCTTGAACACCATATGCTCAATCAGGTGGCTGATCCCGGCGAGACGGGCCGGTTCATCCCGACTGCCCGTGAAAACCCAGACGCCAACCGAAATGGAGCGCACAGAGGGAATCATCTCAGTGACGACGCGAACTCCGTTAGGAAGCATCGTACGCGTAAATGAGGCGCGGTCTTCGGCTATCGCGCGTCGCCTGTTACCGCTCATCACTCAGACCTGACTCCCGCAAGCATCGGGG
The DNA window shown above is from Rhodothermales bacterium and carries:
- a CDS encoding insulinase family protein, yielding MSGNRRRAIAEDRASFTRTMLPNGVRVVTEMIPSVRSISVGVWVFTGSRDEPARLAGISHLIEHMVFKGTTRRRTHHIAQRLESVGGYLNAFTGKEYTCFFARALDEHLDRSIDTICDLVLRPSFPATELVKEKDVVLEEMKMYDDTPEDVIFDHFEAAIYDGHPLSRPVIGTPKSVKGIGRQNLRDFVERNYSPNRIVVAVAGNAEHSHVVRLVQKAFSGSRRARRPVRRKKVVAYTPAESIVERPISQAHLVLGTRSLGARDPGRSALVVLNTILGGGMSSRLNQNIREKYGYCYQIYSFLNIHSDSGDFGIYMGTDPSKIDRAKKLILREVDRLSQTPVSARTLSQAKSQVKGSIMLGLEGMSNRMMRLGRQELFYQRYSTLDEVMNEIESVTPNDIQHLAQTVLPADKFSTVVVSPTEDTI